AGCTGTATTTCGGGAAAAACCGTCAAATTTTTAACTGTTAAGTTATTCAGCATTTCTGCGTGCCTAGAAAAGAGTCGCTCACTATACTTCTAAAATGCCCCCTTTCAAGATGATAGCTTTTAGGGGGCAAAGTGCGCTAGTATAACTCCCTTAGAACTTAGACAAAAAACGGGGTTTTCAAGATATGAAAACCCTAGCGCAAGTGCATCAGCTATTTTCAATTAGCTAAATTGTCTCAGTCTCCCTAAGATTTATAGTGGGGACTTTTAAAATGCGGAGGCAAGTTTAGGACACAGCCATCCCCAAGTCCCTTTTAGGGTTTGCTGTTCTATTTTAAGACCTCATCTTAAATATCAACCATTATAGTGCAAAGCCTAAACCTAACAAATAATCCCCCTCAACTTATTCAATTAAGGGGGAATGAGTTATATAAAAAGGCAATTTAACCAACGTTAGTGGGTTCTTTTTCGAGGGAATGAGTGCGTTTTAAGGTGGCATCTACGGCAAGCACTTAATTAAGGATAAAAACTAGGATTTAGCTTTTAAAGGAAATCTCTCAGGATTTTTAATAATTTCTTTGCTTAAATCTACATCTAAATCTGGCCAATAAAAATGATTAGAAAAAGGCTCTTGTATATTTAAAATTTGTCTAATAGGTACATCTTGAAACCAAGGAAAATCTTGATAGGAAAGGAACATTTCTTCATTGTTTGCCAGAATCCATATTCCATGGGAAGAAATATGAGTTACTTCAGCTTGAGAAGTGTTTTGCCCAAGCATTTTTACGTTCATTTTGTCGTTCCTCAATAATAGTTTCTATCGCTTGAAGATGATTTATGCTTACCCTTCGTTTATTATAGCAAATATTCAGTTAAAAATACAAGAGGGAGAAGTAAGAGCATAAAAATCCCCCTCAACTGGTCTAAAATTAAGGGAGAATGAGTTATATAAAAAAGGCAATTTAACCGATGTTATTGGGTTCTTTTTCGAGGGAATTAGAGCGTTTTACTTTCCGTTTTATGGTTGCACCTGCACCAAGTATTCCCAGGGAAAGGAGACTTATGATTGATGTGGGTTCAGGCACAACACACAGTTCTGCTTCCCATGTTGCTTGAAACACACCTGTATTTACGTCATAAGTTGCTACAGGAGAAAAACGACCAACTTGGGAGTTGAGTAGCGGTGTTGATAATCCACTATAAATAGTATTTATTTTGAGAGGCAAAATATTACCATTACTTGTTTCCATAATTGCTGAACCTTCTTCAATAACTTGATTACCAAAAGGTGTCCACTTAACCTGATAATCGACAACCCGACTGATATCTAAGGGACCGTTATATGTTCCTATAAAGTTAGCAGAATATTGCAAAAGTTGATTATTGATATTAGAAACTTGTCCAGTTACACTGATTGTACTATTTGGAAGAGAAGTCCAATTAAAAGTACGTTCTAAACTGTAGTTTCCTCCACTTAAATCAAATAGATTTTGTCCATTATCAGGTGAACAATTACTTGTACGTGCCGAAGCCCAGCAAACAACTGTGACTACAGAACTGCCAAATGATAGTGGAGTAAAAGTTGAAGGAATCTGAGTAAAAGTTGCAGTTAGATTTCCGCCAGGACCATCGGTATTAATTTCACCTGATGCAGTAGCATTGATTGATGACCCATTAACTGTTCCTGTATATGTACCATTTAATGCCAATTGCAAGGCTTCTGCCTGACCTGCATTCAATCCTATTAAGCTAGTAGCTATTATCAATCCAAAAATACTGTTATCAAAAATATTTTTGCTGATTTTAACTTTTTGTAAATCCTGAATATTCATAAACATAATAGTTAGCCTCTGAATTTGATATCTTTTTCCTTCGGAAATTGTATGCTCGCAAAAATTAACTTTCAAGGCTTTTAAAGTAATATAAAGCTATATAAGGCAGTATTAAGAAAAATAACTTAAATCTAAAAATAATATTAAATTGACCGTACACCTTATAATGTCATATAATGTCGGGTAAAAGCTTATTAATCTTGATTCTGTGTTTAAAAATGAACAATTTTGATATTCACTCTTTAATTACAACTGTTGATAATCTCATCTTCTCCTATACAGGAGAAAATTTAGATGATGTTCAGTCTGAAATCTTAGAAGGGGTGATTAATCACCAAAAATACACAGAAATCGCTAAAAGTCATCATCGTTCCGAGAAATATGTCAAGGATGTAGCTGGTAAATTATGGAAAACCTTATCAGAAATTTTAGGAGAAGAAGTTAATAAAGCTAATCTCAGGTCTAGTCTGCGAAGATATTATTATAATGTCTCTCATAACTTTAATGTAATAAATCCCGTACAAATTAATAAAGGTCATATCTGTAATCAACTACCAGAAAATCAATTACAAAAACCTAATCTTGCTGAAGAATCTAAACTCGAAATCGCTACAGAATTGATGAAAGAAGGCTTAACCGTCGAACAAATTGCTAGAGTGTTAAAACTTCCCTTAGAATTAGTTAAAGAGCAACTTGAAAAACCTAAGTCACCTAATTAATGGTGGTATTTGGCACTGGCAGAGCATTTCTAAGTTCAATAATAATTTCTATTTTAATAAACTTCATCATGAGAGCCAATATCAACGAGACAACCATTAAGGTTACAATGAAGGAATCAGATTTCAGGAAATAGCCATGAAACGAGATGA
This Microcystis wesenbergii NRERC-220 DNA region includes the following protein-coding sequences:
- a CDS encoding DUF2442 domain-containing protein gives rise to the protein MNVKMLGQNTSQAEVTHISSHGIWILANNEEMFLSYQDFPWFQDVPIRQILNIQEPFSNHFYWPDLDVDLSKEIIKNPERFPLKAKS
- a CDS encoding PEP-CTERM sorting domain-containing protein (PEP-CTERM proteins occur, often in large numbers, in the proteomes of bacteria that also encode an exosortase, a predicted intramembrane cysteine proteinase. The presence of a PEP-CTERM domain at a protein's C-terminus predicts cleavage within the sorting domain, followed by covalent anchoring to some some component of the (usually Gram-negative) cell surface. Many PEP-CTERM proteins exhibit an unusual sequence composition that includes large numbers of potential glycosylation sites. Expression of one such protein has been shown restore the ability of a bacterium to form floc, a type of biofilm.) — encoded protein: MFMNIQDLQKVKISKNIFDNSIFGLIIATSLIGLNAGQAEALQLALNGTYTGTVNGSSINATASGEINTDGPGGNLTATFTQIPSTFTPLSFGSSVVTVVCWASARTSNCSPDNGQNLFDLSGGNYSLERTFNWTSLPNSTISVTGQVSNINNQLLQYSANFIGTYNGPLDISRVVDYQVKWTPFGNQVIEEGSAIMETSNGNILPLKINTIYSGLSTPLLNSQVGRFSPVATYDVNTGVFQATWEAELCVVPEPTSIISLLSLGILGAGATIKRKVKRSNSLEKEPNNIG
- a CDS encoding ATPase; protein product: MNNFDIHSLITTVDNLIFSYTGENLDDVQSEILEGVINHQKYTEIAKSHHRSEKYVKDVAGKLWKTLSEILGEEVNKANLRSSLRRYYYNVSHNFNVINPVQINKGHICNQLPENQLQKPNLAEESKLEIATELMKEGLTVEQIARVLKLPLELVKEQLEKPKSPN